A part of Curtobacterium sp. MCLR17_036 genomic DNA contains:
- a CDS encoding alpha/beta hydrolase, with protein MTVAFCLHALGSSSEEFVPLRKELVGDLDLIGVDLPGFGRSPASSGTTVEEMAVLVERAIGASGATDWVLLGHSMGGKVATVVADRTMSGANGLFGLRAVVLLAASPLAPEPMDEERRRSMLAWAADGPIDASAAVEFVDANTASTLAPDRHLTAVQDVERTDPEAWTDWLTRGSREDWSDAPTNPVPALVFAGAEDGDLDADAQRRLTLPHWPDSELHVVDGAAHLLPWEQPEAVAERIRDFCSRRLTAGPVVPQETARVIASPRVSAKTRGVFAARALPDDPAAEPRALTALQLETLRAIARIVVPQPGERQVDLALRVDAQLAAGEGDGWRTDGMPTDAEAYRGALDVLAAPARDGGLDQALEAVAAGRYRADGRLDAAQLRTWFEDASVDLVKQWLAHPATMAEIDYDGFANGGDGVRKQGFQLLGADQREAWEPRPTGTPATGTTTTGAAR; from the coding sequence GTGACCGTAGCCTTCTGCCTCCACGCCCTCGGATCGAGTTCCGAGGAGTTCGTCCCGCTCCGCAAGGAGCTCGTGGGCGACCTCGACCTGATCGGTGTCGACCTGCCCGGCTTCGGCCGCAGCCCTGCGTCCTCCGGGACGACGGTCGAGGAGATGGCCGTGCTGGTCGAGCGCGCGATCGGTGCCAGCGGCGCCACCGACTGGGTGCTGCTCGGCCACTCGATGGGCGGCAAGGTCGCGACCGTCGTCGCGGACCGCACGATGTCCGGCGCGAACGGCCTGTTCGGCCTGCGCGCCGTGGTCCTGCTCGCGGCATCGCCGCTCGCGCCGGAGCCGATGGACGAGGAGCGCCGCCGGTCGATGCTGGCGTGGGCGGCCGACGGGCCGATCGACGCCTCGGCCGCCGTGGAGTTCGTCGACGCGAACACCGCCTCGACCCTCGCGCCCGACCGGCACCTCACCGCCGTGCAGGACGTCGAACGGACGGACCCCGAGGCCTGGACCGACTGGCTCACCCGCGGCAGCCGCGAGGACTGGTCCGACGCACCGACGAACCCGGTCCCCGCACTCGTGTTCGCCGGCGCCGAGGACGGCGACCTCGACGCCGACGCGCAGCGGCGCCTGACGCTGCCGCACTGGCCGGACTCCGAGCTCCACGTCGTCGACGGTGCCGCGCACCTGCTGCCGTGGGAGCAGCCGGAGGCCGTCGCCGAGCGCATCCGCGACTTCTGCTCGCGCCGGCTGACGGCAGGGCCGGTCGTCCCGCAGGAGACCGCCCGGGTGATCGCCTCGCCGCGGGTGAGCGCCAAGACCCGTGGCGTCTTCGCCGCGCGTGCGCTGCCGGACGACCCCGCCGCCGAACCCCGTGCACTCACGGCCCTCCAGCTCGAGACCCTGCGGGCCATCGCCCGGATCGTCGTGCCGCAGCCCGGTGAACGACAGGTCGACCTCGCCCTGCGGGTCGACGCGCAGCTCGCCGCCGGCGAGGGCGACGGCTGGCGCACCGACGGCATGCCCACCGATGCCGAGGCGTACCGCGGCGCGCTCGACGTGCTCGCCGCCCCGGCGCGTGACGGCGGTCTCGACCAGGCCCTCGAGGCGGTCGCCGCCGGCCGGTACCGCGCCGACGGACGGCTCGACGCCGCGCAGCTGCGCACCTGGTTCGAGGACGCGAGCGTCGACCTCGTCAAGCAGTGGCTCGCGCACCCGGCGACGATGGCCGAGATCGACTACGACGGCTTCGCCAACGGTGGCGACGGTGTCCGCAAACAGGGCTTCCAGCTGCTCGGCGCCGACCAGCGCGAAGCCTGGGAACCCCGGCCGACGGGCACCCCCGCGACCGGAACCACCACGACTGGAGCAGCACGATGA
- a CDS encoding STAS domain-containing protein: protein MDIVVHEAETDTAVLECSGRLNMVSAPSFRETVAQVVGNGRARIVVELSAVEFMDSSGLGALVGSLKTARQAGGDLRLAAPSEQVQMVLKLSNIDKILRTYPDGDAAVVGW from the coding sequence ATGGACATCGTCGTACACGAGGCGGAGACCGACACCGCCGTCCTGGAGTGCAGCGGACGGCTCAACATGGTGTCCGCACCGTCGTTCCGCGAGACCGTCGCCCAGGTGGTCGGCAACGGCCGCGCACGGATCGTGGTCGAGCTCTCGGCCGTGGAGTTCATGGACTCGTCCGGTCTCGGCGCGCTCGTCGGCAGCCTGAAGACCGCTCGGCAGGCCGGCGGCGACCTCCGACTCGCCGCACCGTCCGAGCAGGTGCAGATGGTCCTGAAGCTCTCGAACATCGACAAGATCCTGCGCACGTACCCGGACGGGGACGCCGCGGTCGTCGGCTGGTGA
- a CDS encoding GIY-YIG nuclease family protein yields MVASTCCVPGCRSTPAPALGGVPLCAGHVALITDLAAEHTGVEDLLPGPCPVCGSRVGVRYPSGAVCSTCEWRWGDVPDGDLAPPRVDVVYYLRMRDDFGDRIKIGTTTNPRQRLAAIPHQELLGFERGDRTLERRRHARFAATRYPRTEWFRVTPELLAHVERVAAGVTDPWELHARWTSEALALRG; encoded by the coding sequence ATGGTCGCCTCCACGTGCTGTGTGCCCGGGTGCCGGAGCACGCCCGCCCCGGCGCTCGGCGGCGTCCCGCTGTGCGCGGGACACGTCGCGCTCATCACGGACCTCGCCGCCGAGCACACCGGCGTCGAGGACCTGCTGCCCGGCCCGTGTCCGGTCTGCGGTTCGCGGGTCGGCGTGCGGTACCCGTCCGGCGCGGTGTGCTCGACGTGCGAGTGGCGCTGGGGCGACGTGCCGGACGGCGACCTCGCTCCCCCGCGCGTCGACGTCGTCTACTACCTGCGGATGCGCGACGACTTCGGCGACCGCATCAAGATCGGCACGACGACGAACCCGAGGCAGCGGCTCGCGGCGATCCCGCACCAGGAGCTCCTCGGCTTCGAGCGCGGCGACCGCACGCTCGAGCGCCGACGCCACGCGCGCTTCGCGGCGACGCGCTACCCGCGCACGGAGTGGTTCCGGGTGACGCCCGAGCTGCTCGCGCACGTCGAGCGGGTCGCGGCCGGGGTGACCGACCCGTGGGAGCTGCACGCCCGCTGGACGAGCGAGGCGCTCGCGCTGCGGGGGTGA
- a CDS encoding GMC family oxidoreductase has protein sequence MRLDGQRTYGTDDVVDVVVVGTGAGGAPLLASLARRGLRVVALEAGSNTEPGEHTPDESTAAAQINWMDERLSGGGAPTAFGPNNSGTGVGGSTLHWGAFTPRPSEHDLRLRSGSGEGQDWPIAHAELTEWIEQVEHDVGVAGPAHYPWDPARRYRMAPPARNASSDMMMRGAAAAGITATDAPVALTTEDRHQEHFGLRHACVSCGSCHQGCRNGAKVSMDTSYLPAAVAFGAEIRPDSFVHGIELDASGQVAAVVYTHAGREVRQRCKALVLAAGGVETPRLLLHTGIANGSGQVGRNFTAHGATQVWGRFDQSMRSYRGYPSSIITEDFVRPADADFAGGYLIQSLGAQPQTFANTLVRGAGLRGAELVQALHDYPYSAGVGINAECLPYEDNRLELSDELDEHGVPRARVSFTPGSNEEAIRAHAVRTMTTLVEAAGGKDIRVLERTAHTIGTARMGTDRASSVVDGDGRSWDVPNLWICDNSVFPSAVIANPALMIMALSLRTADRMLQAA, from the coding sequence ATGAGACTCGACGGACAGCGCACGTACGGCACGGACGACGTCGTCGACGTGGTGGTGGTCGGCACGGGCGCCGGTGGCGCACCGCTGCTCGCCTCGCTCGCACGGCGCGGCCTGCGCGTCGTCGCCCTCGAGGCCGGCAGCAACACCGAGCCCGGCGAGCACACCCCGGACGAGTCGACGGCGGCGGCCCAGATCAACTGGATGGACGAACGCCTGAGCGGCGGCGGCGCCCCGACCGCGTTCGGCCCGAACAACAGCGGCACCGGTGTCGGCGGTTCGACGCTGCACTGGGGCGCGTTCACCCCGCGGCCGTCCGAGCACGACCTGCGCCTGCGGTCGGGGAGCGGCGAGGGCCAGGACTGGCCGATCGCGCACGCCGAGCTCACCGAGTGGATCGAGCAGGTCGAGCACGACGTCGGCGTCGCCGGTCCCGCGCACTACCCGTGGGACCCGGCCCGCCGCTACCGCATGGCCCCGCCGGCGCGGAACGCCTCGTCGGACATGATGATGCGCGGTGCTGCCGCCGCCGGCATCACGGCGACGGACGCGCCGGTCGCGCTCACCACCGAGGACCGGCATCAGGAGCACTTCGGCCTGCGGCACGCCTGCGTGTCCTGCGGCTCGTGCCACCAGGGCTGCCGCAACGGCGCCAAGGTCTCGATGGACACCTCGTACCTGCCGGCCGCCGTGGCGTTCGGCGCCGAGATCCGGCCGGACTCGTTCGTGCACGGCATCGAGCTGGACGCGTCCGGGCAGGTCGCGGCGGTCGTCTACACGCACGCCGGTCGCGAGGTGCGGCAGCGCTGCAAGGCCCTGGTCCTGGCCGCCGGCGGTGTGGAGACGCCCCGGCTGCTCCTGCACACCGGGATCGCGAACGGCAGCGGCCAGGTCGGCCGCAACTTCACGGCGCACGGCGCCACGCAGGTGTGGGGACGCTTCGACCAGTCGATGCGGTCCTACCGCGGGTACCCGTCCTCGATCATCACCGAGGACTTCGTGCGCCCCGCCGACGCGGACTTCGCCGGCGGCTACCTGATCCAGAGCCTCGGGGCGCAGCCGCAGACCTTCGCGAACACCCTGGTGCGCGGCGCTGGGCTCCGCGGCGCCGAGCTCGTGCAGGCGCTGCACGACTACCCGTACTCGGCGGGGGTCGGCATCAACGCCGAGTGCCTGCCCTACGAGGACAACCGCCTCGAGCTGTCCGACGAGCTCGACGAGCACGGCGTCCCGCGCGCCCGGGTCTCGTTCACGCCGGGCTCGAACGAGGAAGCCATCCGCGCACACGCCGTCCGCACGATGACGACCCTGGTCGAGGCCGCCGGCGGGAAGGACATCCGCGTGCTCGAGCGCACCGCGCACACCATCGGCACGGCACGGATGGGGACCGACCGCGCGAGCTCCGTGGTGGACGGCGACGGTCGTTCGTGGGACGTCCCGAACCTGTGGATCTGCGACAACTCGGTGTTCCCGAGCGCCGTCATCGCGAACCCCGCGCTCATGATCATGGCGCTCTCGCTCCGCACCGCCGACCGCATGCTGCAGGCCGCCTGA
- a CDS encoding helix-turn-helix domain-containing protein, with translation MTVEPADPRISFETSGADLEAALHMYEDAYDGTGFDATRTDRPFAYRFRVVGDDVMSFRSTRFDARMQGEIDDGGEYVVNWTTEGGGRIDIGRDEVALRPGHPVVFPTGRPFAFDLQDVRQSLVQFDRSYLEGIAAEVHGTQPGPLVFDHTAAPDPEDLRGWNAQVQGAAATVLGTGPVSALAFAETARATAHSLLRTFPHQVLAPEVTLPQGATGRVCEAIEYMHAHSHTPMSTTDVAEYVGLSVRGLQQAFQRQVGTAPNAMLRGIRLDRVREELRRSSASETTVAAIAVRWGFAHLGRFSAAYASRFGEYPRETLQR, from the coding sequence ATGACAGTCGAACCAGCCGATCCACGGATCAGCTTCGAGACGTCGGGGGCCGACCTCGAGGCGGCCCTGCACATGTACGAGGACGCCTACGACGGGACCGGCTTCGACGCGACCCGGACCGACCGGCCCTTCGCGTACCGGTTCCGGGTGGTCGGGGACGACGTCATGTCCTTCCGCTCGACCCGCTTCGACGCCCGCATGCAGGGCGAGATCGACGACGGCGGCGAGTACGTCGTCAACTGGACCACCGAGGGCGGCGGTCGGATCGACATCGGCCGCGACGAGGTCGCGCTGCGCCCCGGCCACCCGGTGGTGTTCCCGACCGGACGACCCTTCGCCTTCGACCTGCAGGACGTCCGGCAGAGCCTGGTGCAGTTCGACCGGTCGTACCTCGAGGGCATCGCGGCCGAGGTGCACGGCACCCAGCCCGGTCCGCTCGTCTTCGACCACACCGCGGCGCCCGACCCCGAGGACCTGCGCGGCTGGAACGCCCAGGTGCAGGGTGCGGCCGCGACCGTGCTCGGGACCGGCCCGGTGTCCGCCCTCGCCTTCGCCGAGACGGCCCGGGCGACCGCGCACAGCCTGCTCCGGACGTTCCCGCACCAGGTGCTCGCGCCCGAGGTGACCCTGCCCCAGGGCGCGACCGGCCGGGTCTGCGAGGCGATCGAGTACATGCACGCCCACTCGCACACCCCGATGTCGACGACCGACGTCGCCGAGTACGTCGGGCTGAGCGTCCGCGGTCTGCAACAGGCGTTCCAGCGACAGGTGGGCACCGCCCCGAACGCGATGCTCCGGGGCATCCGTCTCGACCGGGTGCGCGAGGAGCTCCGTCGCTCCTCGGCCAGCGAGACCACGGTGGCGGCGATCGCCGTGCGGTGGGGCTTCGCGCACCTCGGACGGTTCTCGGCGGCGTACGCGTCCCGCTTCGGCGAGTACCCGCGCGAGACGCTCCAGCGCTGA
- a CDS encoding ATP-binding protein, giving the protein MSTVTTGEHLLELACPPDDVSAVHTFLSGVWDREPTVSAEDRMALELALVELTSNVIEHGAHAHGVSCQLRLAIGDDRVDALLSDDGSPATVDPDAARLPEDLAESGRGLALVRMVVDDLRYERVDDRNRWTVARARR; this is encoded by the coding sequence GTGAGCACGGTGACGACCGGCGAGCACCTGCTCGAACTCGCGTGCCCGCCGGACGACGTGTCCGCCGTCCACACGTTCCTGTCCGGGGTCTGGGACCGCGAACCGACGGTCTCCGCCGAGGACCGGATGGCACTCGAACTCGCGCTCGTCGAACTCACCTCGAACGTCATCGAGCACGGTGCGCACGCGCACGGCGTCTCGTGCCAGCTCCGGCTCGCGATCGGGGACGACCGCGTCGACGCGCTGCTGTCGGACGACGGCTCGCCCGCGACGGTGGACCCGGACGCGGCACGGCTGCCCGAGGACCTCGCCGAGAGCGGTCGCGGGCTCGCCCTGGTGCGCATGGTCGTCGACGACCTGCGCTACGAGCGCGTCGACGACCGCAACCGCTGGACGGTGGCGCGCGCGCGTCGCTGA
- a CDS encoding siderophore-interacting protein, which produces MSAKPKRPQHVFVVDRTERLTPHMVRVHLGGPAFDDFVAAADPAKVAATDKYVKLLVAKPGLGLEPPFDLDALRETLPKQDRPSRRTYTVRSVDHDARTIAIDFVVHGDQGLAGPWAAAARPGDRLALSGPGGAYTPSADPAVTHVLLGDDSALPAVSAALEAMPDSATGVALVEVAGPADEQQVAHPAGVDLRWLHRDATGAAPGTLLLEAARSLERASRPVQVFAHGERAAMKAIRRLLQDDWGLEKSEMSLSAYWALGRAEDRFQEEKREPVGVIFTD; this is translated from the coding sequence ATGAGCGCGAAACCCAAACGTCCCCAGCACGTCTTCGTCGTCGACCGCACCGAACGGCTCACGCCGCACATGGTGCGCGTGCACTTGGGCGGCCCCGCCTTCGACGACTTCGTGGCCGCCGCCGACCCGGCGAAGGTCGCCGCCACGGACAAGTATGTCAAGCTCCTGGTCGCGAAGCCCGGCCTCGGCCTCGAGCCGCCCTTCGACCTCGACGCGCTGCGCGAGACCCTGCCCAAGCAGGACCGTCCGTCGCGCCGCACCTACACCGTGCGCTCGGTCGACCACGACGCGCGCACGATCGCGATCGACTTCGTCGTGCACGGGGACCAGGGACTCGCCGGTCCCTGGGCCGCCGCGGCCCGCCCCGGCGACCGCCTCGCCCTCTCCGGCCCCGGCGGCGCCTACACGCCGAGCGCCGACCCCGCGGTCACGCACGTGCTGCTCGGCGACGACAGCGCCCTGCCGGCGGTCTCCGCCGCGCTCGAGGCCATGCCCGACAGCGCCACGGGCGTCGCCCTGGTCGAGGTCGCCGGCCCGGCCGACGAGCAGCAGGTCGCGCACCCCGCCGGGGTCGACCTGCGGTGGCTGCACCGCGACGCCACCGGCGCCGCGCCGGGCACGCTCCTGCTGGAGGCCGCCCGCTCGCTGGAGCGCGCCTCGCGGCCGGTACAGGTCTTCGCGCACGGCGAGCGGGCCGCGATGAAGGCGATCCGCCGGCTGCTGCAGGACGACTGGGGACTCGAGAAGTCCGAGATGTCGCTGTCCGCCTACTGGGCGCTCGGCCGTGCCGAGGACCGCTTCCAGGAGGAGAAGCGCGAACCCGTGGGTGTCATCTTCACGGACTGA
- a CDS encoding Bcr/CflA family efflux MFS transporter, producing the protein MPAIARDLGTTPGTVQLSLTAFLVAFAVGQLLVGPVSDGVGRRPMLVVGTAVFAAASVACALAPDVVVLVLARIAQGLGGAAGAVAGRAMVSDVANGTRMARVFGTLAAINAIGPVVAPLAGGAVLTVGTWRLMFVVLAALGLLLCAIVVLRFHETLPVGRRGGAGFAANGRRIRELLGIARFRAYVLSGVLSTVGFFAYIATSSFVFQTEYGFSEGGYTLVFATNASMMVVTTLVFRRVVGRFSEDALLTAGLVVGTTGATGVLVAALTGAGPVVVWCALAVVTAAWGFVLPAAMTRTQHVGAAHPGTAAALQGGLTFGIGGLGTPLAGALGGTALAMGGVMAALMAAAVVVQVTATRRHAGRT; encoded by the coding sequence CTGCCCGCGATCGCGCGCGACCTCGGTACGACGCCGGGCACCGTGCAGCTCTCGCTGACCGCCTTCCTCGTGGCGTTCGCGGTCGGGCAGCTGCTCGTCGGCCCGGTGAGCGACGGCGTCGGCCGCCGCCCGATGCTCGTCGTCGGGACCGCGGTGTTCGCCGCGGCGTCGGTGGCGTGCGCCCTCGCCCCGGACGTCGTCGTGCTCGTCCTCGCACGCATCGCGCAGGGGCTCGGCGGTGCGGCCGGTGCGGTGGCGGGTCGCGCGATGGTGTCCGACGTGGCGAACGGGACGCGGATGGCGCGGGTGTTCGGCACCCTCGCCGCGATCAACGCCATTGGGCCCGTGGTGGCGCCGCTGGCCGGGGGAGCGGTGCTGACCGTCGGCACCTGGCGGCTCATGTTCGTCGTGCTCGCCGCCCTCGGGCTGCTGCTGTGCGCGATCGTGGTGCTGCGGTTCCACGAGACCCTGCCCGTGGGACGCCGCGGGGGCGCCGGGTTCGCCGCGAACGGCCGGCGGATCCGCGAGCTGCTCGGCATCGCACGCTTCCGCGCCTACGTGCTCAGCGGCGTGCTGTCCACGGTGGGGTTCTTCGCCTACATCGCCACGAGCTCGTTCGTCTTCCAGACGGAGTACGGGTTCTCCGAGGGTGGGTACACGCTCGTGTTCGCGACGAACGCGTCGATGATGGTCGTCACCACCCTGGTGTTCCGGCGGGTCGTCGGGCGGTTCTCCGAGGACGCCCTGCTCACCGCCGGCCTGGTGGTCGGTACGACGGGCGCGACGGGGGTGCTCGTCGCGGCGTTGACCGGTGCCGGTCCGGTCGTGGTGTGGTGCGCGCTCGCGGTCGTCACGGCGGCGTGGGGCTTCGTGCTGCCGGCCGCGATGACCCGGACGCAGCACGTCGGCGCGGCGCACCCGGGGACCGCCGCGGCCCTGCAGGGCGGACTCACCTTCGGCATCGGCGGGCTCGGCACACCGCTCGCGGGCGCGCTCGGCGGCACGGCGCTGGCGATGGGCGGGGTCATGGCGGCGCTCATGGCGGCGGCCGTGGTGGTGCAGGTCACCGCGACGCGGCGGCACGCCGGCCGGACCTGA
- a CDS encoding phosphoenolpyruvate carboxylase, translating to MTAIDGSARHERARDDVSGAVDSDLRADVRYLGNLLGRVLRENGGDELLSDVETLRAAVIDAYEGDHADGAARAEALVSAMSAERAEAVAQAFTTYFHLTNLAEEHHRVRVLRQRGDDGGHAGDSFPATYAQLVAEVGEAEAAERLRTLRFHPVLTAHPTEARRRAVTTGVRRISDLIDERDRARNATARAENERRLLEEITTLLRTSPLRTTRPTPLDEVRTAMSVFDQTLFEIVPQVYRLLDDRLQGDDAGRVPVTAPAFVRFGTWIGGDRDGNPHVTAEVTRQAAEIAAEHILLGLARAATRIGSTLTLDANETPADAGLTALVAAQESLDPGIAERIGIRAPNETHRRALLFAAARIDATRLGETPLAYPGPEALLTDLRTIQTSLVQAGAFRPANGELQNLIWQVETFGFHLAELEVRQHSQVHRTALAEIRAGGPRSETTEEVLAVFRTIAALQARFGVRAASRYIVSFTQSPADLANVHELAVAALGSVEAAPVLDVIPLFETFADLHASVDVLDEAVRTEAFQRRLAATGRRLEVMLGYSDSSKDVGPVSANLALYDAQARIADWARDNDVELTLFHGRGGSLGRGGGPANEAVLAQPPGSIAGRLKLTEQGEVIFAQYGDQDIAARHLEQMASATLFASSPSNESHTEQAAQRFADLAQRLDDVSREAFYGLVKADGFAPWFARVTPMEEIGLLPLGSRPARRGLSVESLEDLRAIPWVFSWTQARINLAGWYGLGSALEAVGDVEALRAAYRDWPLFAAMIRNVEMSLAKTDEHIARRYLELADRDDLAAAVLDEMLRTRDWVLRVSGGSDVLADRPVLARAVRLRSPYVDALSHLQLRALRSIRTTGSTDPTDADHRLLLLTVNGIAAGLQNTG from the coding sequence ATGACGGCGATCGACGGATCCGCGCGCCACGAGCGTGCGCGGGACGACGTCAGCGGGGCGGTCGACAGCGACCTGCGCGCCGACGTGCGGTACCTCGGCAACCTGCTCGGACGCGTGCTGCGCGAGAACGGCGGGGACGAGCTGCTCTCCGACGTCGAGACGCTGCGTGCCGCCGTCATCGACGCCTACGAGGGCGACCACGCCGACGGCGCCGCCCGGGCCGAGGCCCTGGTGTCCGCGATGTCGGCCGAGCGGGCCGAGGCGGTCGCGCAGGCCTTCACGACGTACTTCCACCTCACGAACCTCGCCGAGGAGCACCACCGGGTGCGCGTCCTCCGGCAGCGCGGCGACGACGGCGGGCACGCCGGTGACTCGTTCCCCGCGACCTACGCGCAGCTCGTGGCCGAGGTCGGCGAGGCCGAGGCCGCCGAGCGGCTGCGGACCCTGCGGTTCCACCCCGTGCTCACGGCGCACCCGACCGAGGCGCGCCGCCGCGCGGTGACGACCGGCGTCCGCCGCATCAGCGACCTCATCGACGAGCGGGACCGGGCGCGCAACGCCACCGCCCGTGCCGAGAACGAGCGTCGACTGCTCGAGGAGATCACCACCCTCCTGCGCACCTCGCCGCTCCGCACCACGCGGCCGACCCCGCTCGACGAGGTCCGCACCGCGATGAGCGTCTTCGACCAGACCCTGTTCGAGATCGTGCCGCAGGTGTACCGCCTGCTCGACGACCGGCTGCAGGGCGACGACGCCGGCCGCGTGCCGGTCACCGCCCCGGCCTTCGTCCGCTTCGGCACGTGGATCGGTGGCGACCGCGACGGCAACCCGCACGTCACCGCCGAGGTCACCCGCCAGGCCGCCGAGATCGCCGCCGAGCACATCCTGCTCGGGCTCGCCCGAGCCGCCACCCGCATCGGCAGCACCCTGACGCTCGACGCGAACGAGACCCCGGCCGACGCCGGCCTGACCGCGCTCGTCGCCGCGCAGGAGTCGCTCGACCCCGGCATCGCCGAGCGCATCGGCATCCGCGCGCCGAACGAGACCCACCGTCGCGCGCTGCTCTTCGCCGCCGCGCGCATCGACGCGACCCGCCTCGGCGAGACGCCGCTCGCGTACCCGGGCCCGGAAGCGCTCCTCACCGACCTGCGCACCATCCAGACCTCCCTGGTGCAGGCGGGTGCCTTCCGGCCGGCGAACGGCGAGCTGCAGAACCTCATCTGGCAGGTCGAGACCTTCGGCTTCCACCTCGCCGAGCTCGAGGTCCGGCAGCACTCGCAGGTGCACCGGACCGCCCTCGCCGAGATCCGCGCCGGGGGACCCCGCAGCGAGACCACGGAAGAGGTCCTCGCGGTCTTCCGGACCATCGCCGCGCTGCAGGCCCGCTTCGGCGTCCGTGCGGCCAGCCGGTACATCGTGTCGTTCACGCAGTCGCCGGCCGACCTGGCGAACGTGCACGAGCTCGCCGTCGCCGCGCTCGGTTCGGTCGAGGCGGCGCCCGTCCTCGACGTCATCCCGCTGTTCGAGACCTTCGCCGACCTGCACGCCAGCGTCGACGTCCTCGACGAGGCCGTCCGCACCGAGGCGTTCCAGCGGCGTCTCGCCGCGACCGGCCGTCGGCTCGAGGTCATGCTCGGCTACTCCGACTCGTCGAAGGACGTCGGCCCGGTCTCCGCGAACCTGGCGCTGTACGACGCACAGGCGCGGATCGCGGACTGGGCCCGCGACAACGACGTGGAGCTCACGCTGTTCCACGGCCGTGGCGGCTCCCTCGGCCGCGGCGGCGGTCCGGCCAACGAGGCCGTGCTCGCGCAGCCGCCGGGGTCGATCGCCGGACGGCTCAAGCTCACCGAGCAGGGTGAGGTCATCTTCGCCCAGTACGGCGACCAGGACATCGCCGCCCGTCACCTCGAGCAGATGGCCTCGGCGACGCTGTTCGCGTCGTCGCCGTCGAACGAGTCGCACACCGAGCAGGCGGCGCAGCGCTTCGCCGACCTCGCGCAGCGGCTCGACGACGTCTCGCGCGAGGCGTTCTACGGGCTGGTCAAGGCGGACGGCTTCGCACCGTGGTTCGCCCGGGTCACCCCGATGGAGGAGATCGGTCTGCTCCCGCTCGGCTCCCGCCCCGCCCGACGCGGGCTGAGCGTCGAGTCCCTCGAGGACCTCCGCGCGATCCCGTGGGTGTTCTCGTGGACGCAGGCGCGCATCAACCTCGCCGGCTGGTACGGCCTGGGTTCCGCGCTCGAGGCCGTCGGCGACGTCGAGGCCCTGCGCGCCGCCTACCGCGACTGGCCGCTGTTCGCCGCGATGATCCGCAACGTCGAGATGTCGCTCGCCAAGACCGACGAGCACATCGCGCGCCGCTACCTCGAGCTCGCGGACCGCGACGACCTCGCCGCCGCGGTCCTGGACGAGATGCTCCGCACCCGCGACTGGGTGCTCCGCGTCTCCGGCGGCAGCGACGTGCTGGCCGACCGGCCGGTGCTGGCGCGGGCCGTCCGCCTGCGCAGCCCGTACGTCGACGCACTGTCGCACCTGCAGCTCCGTGCGTTGCGGTCGATCCGCACCACCGGCAGCACCGACCCGACGGACGCCGACCACCGACTGCTCCTGCTGACGGTCAACGGCATCGCCGCCGGTCTGCAGAACACCGGCTGA
- a CDS encoding alpha/beta fold hydrolase has protein sequence MRRPRPWVIVPGIWNSDPEHWQSVWQDERGAGAVRIEPASWSDPDPADWRDAITRAVRSCPEPPVLVAHSLGVLAVADWLAAAVGTAAGAFLVAPPDPAAPGFPEAAGGFAAPRPLPDGAHVPTRMVVSDDDPYCSVDRATAFARTLGATVLRVGALGHVNVASGVGAWPAGRSLLDDLEDAL, from the coding sequence GTGCGCAGACCTCGACCGTGGGTGATCGTCCCCGGGATCTGGAACTCCGACCCGGAGCACTGGCAGTCCGTCTGGCAGGACGAGCGCGGTGCCGGAGCCGTCCGCATCGAGCCGGCCTCGTGGAGCGACCCCGACCCGGCCGACTGGCGGGACGCGATCACGCGTGCCGTCCGGTCCTGCCCGGAGCCGCCGGTGCTCGTCGCGCACAGCCTCGGCGTCCTCGCCGTGGCGGACTGGCTCGCCGCCGCCGTGGGGACGGCAGCCGGCGCGTTCCTGGTCGCCCCGCCCGACCCCGCCGCGCCCGGGTTCCCGGAGGCCGCAGGGGGCTTCGCCGCCCCGCGACCGCTGCCCGACGGCGCGCACGTCCCGACGCGGATGGTCGTGAGCGACGACGACCCGTACTGCTCCGTCGACCGGGCGACGGCCTTTGCACGCACCCTCGGTGCGACGGTGCTGCGGGTCGGCGCGCTCGGCCACGTCAACGTCGCGAGCGGGGTCGGTGCGTGGCCGGCGGGGCGCTCGCTCCTCGACGACCTCGAAGACGCGCTCTGA